The window acaatgaaaatgattttgtagaggcaagtgttgaacactttttccttaagaagaatttgccctcacaatgtgctagagtttgtggtaatcttctcccaagatacaactacaacacttgaataatgagcactcaaatattcaagttctatcacaaggaaatgaaggaaCTCTCTCTTGTTGAAGAAAGGAAGAAGGAGATATGCAAATGATGTGTATGTTCAAAAGtgtttttgattttcaataaatcaaatatttaatgtttttcaaatgGTGCGCGACTGCTACTGTTcacacgaatttttttttttcgtttttcgttccttacatgttccgactactcgttttaagttctttcaacatttgatgaactcgtttcgagtttaattcataaccaccgaacttaatattcgttcattaagcttcgtttttcttttcgaatttttccaatcaaacacattgattaatttgcttaattttcattcattaagcatcaaaattttccaacaataaAATAGTATAATTTTTAGCAAACATGcattattttctaaataaatgtGGAGGGATAAAAGAaggaagaatattttttttagtgaaaattacaaaaattattaattattatcgcGTCGTATCCAAAATATATGCAAATAATTTGTGTGAGCCATAAGCAGTCAGTTATTCATATTGCATCTCTGGAGAATCTGTGTAAAACAAATAGGGGCCTCAAATCTGGGAAAACCAGAAATTAATTGGGCTTTCAGCCCAAATTGGGCTAAAAGACCAATTAAACTCAATCATAAAGATGGTCCAAGTCCAAATCCAAGTTGGCGCCACATTTTTATGTCGGTGTGGCTTTCTGCCTCCTCGCTTGAAGATACCACCATCTCCTGCAATTCGATCTACGCACTCTTCCGCCGAATGATTCAAGCTGTTAAATTAGGCTTCGGAAATTCAATATTCTTGAGGTACGCAGTAATTCCGGTGGAGTTATATATCATTTGCATTTGATTTTTGTTTGTCGTCGATGTAATTTTGCGTTTAATTTCTATAGTTCTGCTGCAGTAAAGTGTAGGAGCTCGAAATATCTTGGTCCGGTTTATGTGAATTTGACAATGGGAAAGAAAAGATGTTTGTCATTATCAGTTACAGTTAAATTGGGTGATGAACCCGACGTGGATGCGTCGAAACCCGAGAAGACTACCTCCAAGGTTACCTTTCTGCGCTCAGAGTGCATGATAAATCAATTTGCGTCATTTATTAATGTTACATTTTTTTTCGTATGATtacattttattgattttaggtATTTCAATGGTTTTGTCCGAGATGTAGGCAAGTATCAGGGAAAGCGGTGTTCTTGGGGATGACTCTGTGAATATAGAGAAAATGAGACTGCAACAGATAAAATCAAGATTGAGGTAGTTATTAGCTATAGTTTTTTTTCCAACATGCAAGGTGCGTGGTGGTTTTACTCTGTGAATGCGTACTATATGCTGAGATCTTTTTCAGTATTAAAAAAACACCAACGTATTCAACTCCACGAATTTTATAGCATCCATGCGGTTTTACTACTGCTTCACATTTTCTTTCCTAGTTTTTGGCTTTCAGCTGTAGTTGTTGAGATTTGAATTATTTCTCAATTGGTTTTCATTTGTAGGAGTATCGGGATTCCTGCCAAAGGACCTAAGCATGAACTTTTGTCTGCCTTGAAGAGTTTCATGGACAATCAAGATGGTATTTCTTACAATGTAATTTCATGTGTTAGTTGCTAAGAAAGTTGAACTGTTTTTAATGtcgttttattattttatatttatcttcaTTCTAATATCATATTTAGTGTTCAAACAGTCATTCAGCTGCAGATTATCCTTTTAATGCAGGTGGAGGTTCTTCTGATCTACAAGATCAAGTAGTCTCTGATGATATGCCAACTGTTACTATAACTAATTCAAAGAGAAAGGATAAAGAAAATCTGGAAAAGAATGATGCTCAGGAAACCAACAAGGATTCAGACATGTCTGTTGGTAATAGGACAAACAGAAGAATAAAACAGTCATCTGAAAAGAGTAATCGCAAAATTCTGGAACGCATAACTGGAAAAGAACTAGTTATTACATCAACTGATGTGAAAGGTGCTCAATTTGACAGTTTTCTTGATATTTTCTCCCTGGGAATGTGCTGTTATTATTATATTGTGCCCCCTTTTTCACTTCAGTGATCTGATAGTTCAATGTTGATATCAGAAAAAACATCTATTCAAGCAAAGAAGAAAGTTTTGTCAAGTAACAGTACTATAAATAATATGAATCACGTCGATTCTGATCTTTCTATAGATGAACCTTGGACTATTCTTACTCACAAGAAGCCACAAAAAGGATGGATGGCTTACAATCCAAAAACTATGAGGCCACCTCCTATTGCTGCTGCTACGGCACATATGAAGCTAATGTCTTGGAATGTCAATGGTTTAAGAGCTTTATTGAAGTTGGAGAGCTTTTCAGCTCTGCAACTTGCACAAAGAGAAAATTTTGATGTCTTGTGCTTGCAAGAGACAAAACTACAGGCAAGGTTTCATTTCTTTGTTGTGAGTTGGCAACTTGGAGAAAATATAATGGCGAAACAAGCACAAAGTTTTATCAAACGTGGTATAAAGTAACACATTTTGAGATCGATCGGGCATACTTACTTCGTATTGTTCTCTCTTGAGTTTAGAATTACTCCTGAGTCCTGACATCCAAGCCTAGCTTTTGTTGGGTATGAGTAATATCGCGACTCATTCAAGGTGAATATGGATTCTTAGACATTTtggtattattttaatatttactaCCCGAACAGGAGAAAGATGTTGACGGAATCAGACTAAGTCTACTAGAAGGTTTTGACAATAGTTATTGGACATGTAGTGTCTCGAAACTGGGTTATTCAGGGACAGCTATCATTTCAcgggtaaattttttttccccacaCATGGTCGTCATTATGCCTGTTCTTCATAACTATATGACTCTACTGATCATCTTGGAGAAAATATCCATGTTCTTTTGGTTCTTCCACTATTGGAGATACTGAAGCTGGCTTTTCACATTTATTAAACCTGCTATCATATTAATATAGCTTTTTTTAGCGAGTCTTGATTTAATGATCCACCTAATGCCATCAAATCCTTTTGAAGGGTTTTTTTACGGCTTCTTTTATCCACCGTgatattattttccttttagCACATGACCTAAGAATTGCTTGTTGTGTTTCAAATTGATTTTTCACTAACCCTTTTTCTGGATTTTTTTAATGCAGAATCAATGACAATTTGTATGCTTATTATATGTGTGCCAGACTAATCCCCAATATCAACAATTCCCCTGCCGGATTTTGCTTTTCTGCCCTTTAACCATATAATACAAGAATGCTATAAAGTTACCCTACTATTTCaatttttcaatcatttaaTGGAGAATACTTTTTTCATATGGTTTCGGTATTTATAAATAGGTCATGATTTTTGAAGGTTTTGTGCCATAAAGTAAATCGTCTAAAAATTGAGCTGGAGTCTTTTCGTTGCTTctgattatgctatttttgcTGGGCCTAAGCGAGGCAGTTGATAGCTGTCTTGCTCTATATAATTTAGTATATTGAACACATTGATGAGAACCCAACAATATAATGAACTAATCATGTATCATTACTTAAAACATTTCCCCAGGATGATCttcatttgatatatttattaacTATGACCAAATTATTCACTTCTTCACTTTTTTCGGTATGGAAGATAAAGCCACATTCTGTTCGTTATGGTTTGGGCTTGTCTGATCATGATAGTGAAGGGCGCCTCGTGACGGTGGAGTTTGATAACTTCTATTTATTGTGTGGCTATGTTCCTAATTCTGGTGATGGTCTCAAACGACTGGTACATGACATCTGCAGATTTCTTATGcgccttttttcttttcttaagAGTGAAATTGATAAAAATTCTGTCCTTAAAGTCGTACAGGATAACACAGTGGGATCCTTCTCTCAGCAACTATATGAAAGTAAGTTTTAGTTAATTATCGAGTCATTCTTAGAATCTGCTTCTTCCCTTTCTATGCGCTTATTTCCGAACTCGTTtgatatatgtgtatatatatatcctcATGACTCTGGGAGATCATGTTTTCTACTTGAGAATTTGACAGCTTTAGCTGTTGTAGGACAACATGTTCATAATGCTTCTGTTATCCTTTCTGAATGTGATGATAATGGTGATCTTGTGCTTGTTCTGGTTTTGAAACTGAATTTCGTCTACAAAGTAAATGTGGCTATGCAATCATATACAACAAAACAATTCTGCATGTCTATTCATTTATTCTCGTGATTTTTGTTTAGTATCATGTTACTGTTCCGCTTCATTTTTGGAAGGCGAGGGAAAGGCTTTTGTATTGATTAATAtggaaattttcttttccatGGTGCCAATGTTCTGCGCTTAATAAGAGTACAAGTTAAATCTCAAAGTTGAATATATGCTTTGCAGGATCTGGAACGGTCAAAGCCTATTATTCTAACTGGTGACTTGAATTGCGCCCATCAAGAAATTGATatatggaatccagctgtgagTAGATTAGACTATGATTAATTTAGTCCCTTTTCCATTTTCACCCTGATTAATGTATCAAGGGTGAGTCGTGCTTTCTTAAAATCTTCTGAGAGTAATTGGATGGACTAGTATAGGGATGAAGggattgattttgttttttccttgtagtctttttatttttaatgacaATGTAGGGTTAATAGTTTGCACAGAGTTGAAGTTTACTGCCATCAGCTATGAGCTGAGAAGTTTCTTTTATCCAATGTAGAAGGTTTCTTTGTACTATTAGTTCAATGGAATTGGTGACagacttttaattatttattattattattgttcttTCAGGGAAACAAAAGAAGTGCAGGCTTTACAGATGAAGAGAGGCATTCATTTCAAACAAACTTTCTTGATAAAGGTTTTGTTGATACCTTTCGAGAACAACACCCTGACACTGTCGGTTATACCTATTGGGGCTACAGGCACGGTGGGCGAAAAACCAACAAAGGTGTGTCATAGAATATTCCATATACTTCCGCACATTTATTCACTTGATGATCTTTATAATTACCTCCATAGGGAGTCACCTGTGTAGATGAAACTTGGGAGAGGCGAGAGAGGGATTACTTTGATCTCGAATTTACGACTAAAACTCTGGACTAAGCATTGGGTTAAGTTTAACAACGCTTCAGTTAGTTTGGGTTTGCCTTGAGGGTAAATGGCAGATGGACCCCTCCTGTTATGCCAAAGAAGTTATAACTTCATGTGAAAATTTATTAGTTAAAATCCCTTTTGTGTTTTTCAATTGATAGCTTACGCCTCACTGTAGACAGTTTTTATGGTACACTCGCTAGTCACAAGTGACAAGGCAATGCATAAAATTACCTCATGTAGAGTGATCGAGCATAAAAATGTCCTTTATCATAAATATGTTTGTCTTCCCATTTTATAGCATGATCTCTCTATAATAACATTTGAAGCTTTTGGGTGCTATAAGATAAGAAGAGaagtattatatttttgttatgtttATAATGATATTTGACTTTTGAGAACTTTGATTTTGGGTAATTTGTATAGGCTTATATGAAGCGCTGTTTATCATATAGAACTACTGGCTAGGAGGTTTATGCTATAAATTGAATAACATGAACAAGTTTTAAATCCTGTATCATGTGAAACTACTGGCGAGGAGGTTTATGCT of the Primulina huaijiensis isolate GDHJ02 chromosome 1, ASM1229523v2, whole genome shotgun sequence genome contains:
- the LOC140983050 gene encoding DNA-(apurinic or apyrimidinic site) endonuclease, chloroplastic-like isoform X2 codes for the protein MSVWLSASSLEDTTISCNSIYALFRRMIQAVKLGFGNSIFLSSAAVKCRSSKYLGPVYVNLTMGKKRCLSLSVTVKLGDEPDVDASKPEKTTSKASIRESGVLGDDSVNIEKMRLQQIKSRLRSIGIPAKGPKHELLSALKSFMDNQDGGGSSDLQDQVVSDDMPTVTITNSKRKDKENLEKNDAQETNKDSDMSVGNRTNRRIKQSSEKSNRKILERITGKELVITSTDVKDEPWTILTHKKPQKGWMAYNPKTMRPPPIAAATAHMKLMSWNVNGLRALLKLESFSALQLAQRENFDVLCLQETKLQEKDVDGIRLSLLEGFDNSYWTCSVSKLGYSGTAIISRIKPHSVRYGLGLSDHDSEGRLVTVEFDNFYLLCGYVPNSGDGLKRLSYRITQWDPSLSNYMKDLERSKPIILTGDLNCAHQEIDIWNPAGNKRSAGFTDEERHSFQTNFLDKGFVDTFREQHPDTVGYTYWGYRHGGRKTNKGWRLDYFLASESIADQVYDSYILPDVAGSDHSPIGLILKL
- the LOC140983050 gene encoding DNA-(apurinic or apyrimidinic site) endonuclease, chloroplastic-like isoform X1: MSVWLSASSLEDTTISCNSIYALFRRMIQAVKLGFGNSIFLSSAAVKCRSSKYLGPVYVNLTMGKKRCLSLSVTVKLGDEPDVDASKPEKTTSKASIRESGVLGDDSVNIEKMRLQQIKSRLRSIGIPAKGPKHELLSALKSFMDNQDGGGSSDLQDQVVSDDMPTVTITNSKRKDKENLEKNDAQETNKDSDMSVGNRTNRRIKQSSEKSNRKILERITGKELVITSTDVKEKTSIQAKKKVLSSNSTINNMNHVDSDLSIDEPWTILTHKKPQKGWMAYNPKTMRPPPIAAATAHMKLMSWNVNGLRALLKLESFSALQLAQRENFDVLCLQETKLQEKDVDGIRLSLLEGFDNSYWTCSVSKLGYSGTAIISRIKPHSVRYGLGLSDHDSEGRLVTVEFDNFYLLCGYVPNSGDGLKRLSYRITQWDPSLSNYMKDLERSKPIILTGDLNCAHQEIDIWNPAGNKRSAGFTDEERHSFQTNFLDKGFVDTFREQHPDTVGYTYWGYRHGGRKTNKGWRLDYFLASESIADQVYDSYILPDVAGSDHSPIGLILKL